TCGAGCACCGGCGGTGCGATCGTGCCCGGACCGATGCCCGGAGGAGCGGTGCCCGGCGGCGACGACGGGGGGCCGAACCGCAAGCCGCCCCCGGCCGGGGGCGAGGGAGCCGCCCCGGGCGTGGTCGACGCCGGTGGGACCACGACCGGCGGCACGAGCACCGGCCGGTCGGGCTCGACGGTCGAAAGCACGGGCGCCCGCGCCGGCGTTGCGACGCCGGAGGGGAGCTCGAGGCGCCCGGCGCCTGGACCGGCACCGTCGGCGATCCCCAGCTGCTTGCGCAGGCTGGCGTTCTCGACTTCACGGCGCTCCAGCTGCGACTGCCGTGAGACCAGCTCGTCCTGGAGCTGGTAGATCTGATCCTCCTGGAGGCGCAGCTCGCGCTCGAGGAGTTGCTGGTCGATGTTGCTCTTGCAGCCCACCGCGGCCAGCGCTGCTGTGGCTGCCAGCGCGACGAGGTGGGCCTTGAAGCCCTTCGCCGTGGCGCACGGTCGCGAACACGTCGTCCACGGACAGGTCGGATTCATAGCGCCTCCTGCGCCGTCGGGCCGTCCTTGGCCTCGGCTTCCCTGCCGCCTCCGAGTGGGCCGGGGCGGTGAACGGCCCACGCGTCAGCCCGCGGGTCGGCCGTCCGGCATCCGGTCGATCACCTCGTCGATGAGCTTGTAGTCGAGCGCCTCGTGCGCCGACATGAACCGATCGCGGTCGGTGTCCTGCTCGATCTTCTCCAGGGGATGGCCGGTGTGCTTGAGCAGGATCGCGTTGAGCTTGTGCTTGATGTTCCGGAACTCCTTGGCGTGGATCATGATCTCCTCCGCCGTTCCCTCCATTCCGGCCAGCGGCTGGTGGATCATGATCCGCGAATTGGGGAGCGCCCGGCGCTTGCCCCGGGCACCGGCCGTGAGCAGCACCGCCCCCATCGACGCGCACTGGCCGATGCAGTAGGTGGCGACGTCGCAGGTCACGAACTGCATCGTGTCGTAGATCGCCAGCCCCGCGGTGACGCTTCCCCCCGGGGAGTTGATGTACAGGTGGATGTCGGCCTTCGGGTCGTCCGACTGCAGGAACAGCATCTGCGCCACGATCGCGTTGGCGACCTCGTCGTTCACCTGGCTGCCGAGAAAGATGATGCGATCCTTGAGCAGGCGACTGTAGATGTCCATCGCCCGCTCTTCGCGGCCGCTCTTCTCGATCACGTAGGGGATCAGCGGCATCGGTCAGTCCTTGTCCTTGTCGTCTTCGGCGGTCACGGGAGGCTTGGTGAGGATGTCGTCGACCAGACCGTAGTCCTTCGCCTCGGTGGCGGACAGGTACCGGTCGCGGTCGGTGTCACGGGCGATCCGCTCGAGCGGCTGGCCGGTGTGATGGGCGAGGATCTCGTTGAGGATCGAGCGG
This region of Planctomycetota bacterium genomic DNA includes:
- a CDS encoding ATP-dependent Clp protease proteolytic subunit yields the protein MPLIPYVIEKSGREERAMDIYSRLLKDRIIFLGSQVNDEVANAIVAQMLFLQSDDPKADIHLYINSPGGSVTAGLAIYDTMQFVTCDVATYCIGQCASMGAVLLTAGARGKRRALPNSRIMIHQPLAGMEGTAEEIMIHAKEFRNIKHKLNAILLKHTGHPLEKIEQDTDRDRFMSAHEALDYKLIDEVIDRMPDGRPAG